A region of Methanocorpusculum labreanum Z DNA encodes the following proteins:
- a CDS encoding C45 family autoproteolytic acyltransferase/hydolase, whose protein sequence is MNGTYREMGRQYGGLMKDELLAEYAMITTELQSRGYTIDEIRSLVRDNEPFLPERIKEIYRGMAEVTGLTEDDAYVLYYGPILYLTTPYACSYLAVWDEYTVNGSVVVSRNWDTSDELEPFNQYYVLAVYNPTDGSNSVATFSPAAAAPETLMNSKGLYISDDASGQGISAPENRQEILAAFFGLMLDFSDLDGLDAGIRALRPSGTVIVDAAGVTGAYVYEVGLVETKQRTGDGVIAAANHFVDPFWTGIVPEPNSVIRYDNLLGQAEEAKGSIDGEKMVGIRDVAYEDGGATFTHTVFDGIPCSSNHQIVFVPADETLWFKVVDMTWQKVSLSPLFAE, encoded by the coding sequence CTGAACGGAACCTACCGGGAGATGGGGCGGCAGTATGGCGGGCTCATGAAAGACGAACTGCTCGCCGAATACGCGATGATAACAACCGAACTCCAGTCCAGAGGCTACACCATCGACGAGATCAGGTCCCTGGTCCGGGACAACGAACCGTTCCTGCCCGAACGGATAAAGGAGATCTATCGCGGGATGGCCGAGGTCACCGGCCTCACAGAAGATGACGCATATGTCCTCTACTACGGCCCGATCCTCTACCTGACAACGCCGTACGCCTGCTCCTACCTCGCCGTCTGGGATGAATACACCGTCAACGGATCCGTCGTCGTCTCGCGGAACTGGGACACCTCCGACGAACTCGAACCGTTCAACCAGTATTACGTCCTTGCCGTCTACAACCCGACCGATGGAAGCAACAGCGTTGCCACATTCTCGCCGGCCGCCGCGGCCCCCGAGACCCTCATGAACAGCAAAGGGCTCTACATCTCCGACGATGCCTCCGGCCAGGGAATTTCCGCACCGGAAAACCGGCAGGAGATCCTCGCCGCCTTCTTCGGTCTGATGCTCGACTTCTCCGACCTTGACGGACTCGACGCAGGCATCCGGGCGCTTCGTCCAAGCGGGACCGTCATCGTGGACGCCGCCGGAGTGACCGGGGCATACGTCTATGAAGTCGGCCTCGTCGAAACAAAACAGCGGACCGGCGACGGGGTCATTGCCGCAGCAAACCACTTCGTCGATCCCTTCTGGACCGGCATCGTCCCCGAGCCAAACTCCGTGATCCGGTACGACAACCTGCTCGGGCAGGCCGAAGAGGCAAAGGGCAGCATCGACGGCGAGAAGATGGTCGGCATCCGTGATGTCGCCTACGAAGACGGCGGAGCGACCTTCACCCACACGGTCTTCGACGGGATCCCCTGCTCCTCGAACCACCAGATCGTCTTCGTCCCGGCGGATGAAACGCTCTGGTTCAAAGTCGTGGATATGACGTGGCAGAAAGTCAGTCTCTCACCCCTTTTCGCAGAATAA